The Nitrospira sp. genome contains a region encoding:
- the trpB gene encoding tryptophan synthase subunit beta, with protein sequence MPMLPDSHGRFGSYGGRYVPETLMPALLELEGEYTKAKKDRRFQTDLAYYLKQYVGRPTSLYRADRLTKKLGGAKIYLKREDLCHTGAHKINNAIGQVLLALRMKKQRIIAETGAGQHGVATATAAAMFGLQCEIYMGTEDMQRQALNVFRMRLLGATVTGVDAGSRTLKDAISEAMRDWTTNVRTTHYVLGSVLGAHPYPMMIRDFQAIIGREARKQILSAEKRLPDYLVACVGGGSNSIGLFHAFLRDAKVKMIGVEAGGLGVESGKHAARFSGGKPGVLQGTMTYLLQDENGQINLTHSVSAGLDYAAVGPEHSLYHDQGRIEYTYATDAEALSAFDLLAHEEGIVPALESAHAIAQVVKLAPKLKKSQLIIANLSGRGDKDVQQVAKMRGESL encoded by the coding sequence TTCGGGTCTTATGGTGGCCGTTATGTGCCTGAAACCCTCATGCCGGCGCTGTTGGAGTTGGAAGGCGAGTATACCAAGGCGAAAAAAGACCGCCGATTTCAGACCGACCTCGCCTATTACCTCAAGCAGTATGTCGGACGGCCTACCAGTCTCTATCGCGCCGATCGGCTGACCAAAAAATTAGGCGGAGCCAAGATCTATCTGAAGCGGGAAGACCTGTGCCATACCGGCGCGCACAAGATCAACAATGCGATCGGCCAAGTGTTGTTGGCCTTGCGCATGAAGAAGCAGCGAATCATCGCTGAGACCGGGGCCGGTCAGCACGGTGTCGCGACGGCCACGGCGGCGGCCATGTTCGGACTGCAGTGCGAAATCTACATGGGCACCGAAGATATGCAACGGCAGGCGTTGAACGTCTTTCGTATGCGCCTGTTGGGTGCGACCGTGACCGGTGTCGATGCCGGCAGCCGCACCCTGAAGGATGCCATCAGTGAGGCCATGCGGGATTGGACGACCAACGTGCGCACCACGCACTATGTCTTGGGCTCGGTGCTGGGCGCGCATCCCTATCCCATGATGATCCGAGACTTTCAGGCGATCATCGGGCGGGAGGCGAGGAAACAGATTCTTTCCGCTGAAAAGCGCCTGCCGGACTATCTCGTCGCCTGTGTAGGGGGAGGAAGCAATTCGATCGGTCTTTTCCATGCGTTTCTCCGAGACGCTAAAGTCAAAATGATCGGAGTGGAAGCCGGAGGGCTCGGGGTCGAAAGCGGAAAACATGCCGCGCGGTTCTCCGGTGGCAAGCCGGGGGTCTTGCAAGGCACCATGACCTACCTGCTTCAGGATGAAAACGGACAGATCAATTTGACGCATTCAGTCTCGGCCGGTCTGGATTATGCGGCTGTCGGACCGGAGCATAGTCTCTACCATGATCAAGGCCGGATCGAGTACACCTATGCGACGGACGCAGAAGCATTGTCGGCCTTTGATCTCCTGGCGCACGAAGAGGGCATCGTTCCCGCGCTCGAAAGCGCCCATGCGATCGCGCAAGTCGTCAAGCTCGCTCCCAAACTCAAGAAATCCCAGCTCATCATCGCGAACCTTTCGGGGCGTGGGGACAAAGACGTGCAGCAAGTGGCGAAAATGCGAGGCGAATCATTATGA
- a CDS encoding tryptophan synthase subunit alpha has product MTGRLEARFNDLRKRGQKALIAYLMAGDPGLAETEQLVVALEQAGADIIELGVPFSDPIADGPVIQQAAERALRNGTSLRQILASITSLRQRTNIPIILMLYYNSIHAMGCEKFCRAAQAAGVDGLIVPDMPPDEAGPLKAPADAAGLPLIFLLAPTSTADRRKLVAKESHGFVYYVSLTGITGAKLSNVGDIGQNIEKLRKVSATPVAVGFGVATPEDAAKVSKMADGVIVGSAIVKRIASHQQDPAMVRHVAEFVRSLKAAMVPA; this is encoded by the coding sequence ATGACCGGGCGGCTGGAAGCCAGATTCAATGATCTGCGCAAGAGAGGACAGAAAGCGCTCATTGCCTACCTGATGGCAGGAGATCCGGGACTCGCTGAAACGGAACAGTTGGTAGTGGCGTTGGAACAGGCGGGGGCCGACATCATCGAACTGGGCGTCCCCTTTTCGGACCCGATCGCCGACGGGCCGGTAATTCAGCAGGCTGCGGAGCGCGCGTTGCGGAACGGCACGTCTCTTCGGCAGATCCTGGCCTCCATCACGTCACTCAGGCAGCGGACGAATATCCCCATCATCCTGATGCTGTACTACAACTCCATCCACGCGATGGGGTGTGAAAAGTTTTGCCGTGCGGCGCAGGCAGCTGGAGTGGATGGACTGATCGTGCCCGATATGCCGCCGGACGAAGCGGGACCCCTCAAGGCGCCGGCGGACGCAGCCGGGCTGCCGCTCATCTTCTTGCTCGCGCCGACCAGTACGGCTGATCGGCGAAAGCTCGTGGCGAAAGAGTCGCATGGCTTCGTGTACTATGTTTCGCTGACCGGCATTACCGGGGCGAAGCTCAGCAACGTCGGAGACATAGGACAGAATATCGAAAAGCTGCGGAAGGTCTCCGCCACGCCCGTCGCAGTCGGATTCGGCGTGGCGACTCCGGAGGATGCGGCGAAGGTGTCAAAGATGGCCGATGGGGTGATCGTCGGCAGCGCCATCGTGAAACGCATCGCGTCCCACCAACAGGATCCCGCCATGGTCAGACATGTCGCTGAGTTTGTCCGCTCTCTCAAAGCGGCCATGGTTCCAGCCTAG
- a CDS encoding VCBS repeat-containing protein — translation MQTGRPELIALVCVLYWWLLPVGPGIAKEIDEDLPMGTAGGAVHVDPFTGTATTSIPINVLPGRNGVQPNLQLSYASGNGNGWVGMGWKLELGAIERNTRFGVIYSETPADNGKVYAVRMSGVSAELIKLLPNSPSDPEYRAKIESGFFRIRKLTTGGWEVTDRKGVKYSFGVNANARVEDTATGRIFRWNLERVEDRDGNYMVATYTKDQGQSYLDQITYTSTTKTAIPAPHVIKFYSHTPAGMTAPDTYNAHFKVVTAKRLRAIEVKTNNVTMRAYELIYTPSVTTGTQLLTQVQQFNRNASINLTTFDVMGPALPPIAMTYSTSASTFTPSTHPWLTNWCSGGSGVTPAEFNGDGQQDLWCTNTSNGFSTATASSGSLTAGTNVYSSCASRVTGDFDGDGKQDIGCITYLDDSIPTGVGVFLVKRYRVSVAYSTGSGIFSPPSQVWPICTVGVGGTATHALGASDLNGDGKTDVWCKGELFQGPFVTGIFSQGTSFTPESPDPPWLTGFCPTGGVGSGDFNGDGRADLVCHDNTPGTTTIRYSTSVGTTASFNTSSSLASWCGSGYLSFSAMVTTPPPSKFAISDFNGDGIQDLWCQTGTGTVLIGLSTGTSISSPLVWRTGFCTTGKTGTADFDGDGITDMWCHTTDGTTQVMLSTGSTFQTPTPWGPSFCATGTFGTADLNGDAKPDLWCVSSGNVSVAIAGSPGVKTDLLATLSNGFGVLTVLTYTPSTALGVSHTLLPYPVYVTTALAKTVSTSIAGAIGNQTTQTTYQYEKGYHSIPNRDFRGFQRSTVTACANCNTTEKTVTVTEVHQGSGTTATEDIGASLTHPDAPTKGLPYRILVQDSAGTPLLETRTTYATDANGLAPWFTPSSQVVTNTYANGVIAKTTQVNFTYDPTYGNVLREEHLGDAGVTGDEKTIDRAFANESTAWLIGFPTRETIYKGISTAAQDRIAETTFYYDGVTTCATASVLQVPTLGHLTRTVNWLNGGTNPETRMAYDQYGNKVCARDPKGNMTTLGYDPSQVFLMTSTNALGHVFTTSYYGVNLVLMDTGLYGQVKGVTDPNGRTTTSTYDAFGRRVTTTTPAPDSLVTTLAYNYGGTFVVGTQHVQSTISGGSLTTNLVSKIYFDGLGRTIKTESPGAADGGANLKVLITETQYDTRGLVKQTSLPYVQGIESATGRWTTMTYDALGRQVQRTNPDNTNSRTCYSGWMTTTVDPKLHKKVETHDAYGRLATVQEYTGQATAGTCAGGTLYTTTTYQYDRLGNLVKVLDTLGNRTTMRYDTLGRKIAMSDPDMSTNGTTTCGDLTALPPNTTYPWYAAPCWNYKYDQAGNLERQTDAKNQHLWFRYDGLNRRTQKDYTTQKAAGSGDVRYIYDDTVTTTNRKGRLKQVVDAATNVTFEYDVMGRVSKSTKILDGTTYVTTSAYDGLGRLTSVSYPTNPIKTVTYTYDGPQLKRVSEGATTYVTYANFNALGEPRTTTQGNGVVTTRTFDPLTFRLETVNTVNPNTPSPDIAAPTIPTKVTTTIINGTQIDLSWTPSLDNIGVTGYWIERCQGTGCTSFTQVGTSTGTTFSDMSVTTGTIYSYRVRATDAAGNVSLYSIPTPTTGYGAVPFGLSPYGS, via the coding sequence ATGCAGACCGGCCGTCCTGAGCTAATCGCTCTTGTCTGTGTGCTGTATTGGTGGCTCCTCCCAGTCGGTCCAGGAATAGCCAAAGAAATCGATGAGGATCTCCCGATGGGAACGGCGGGTGGAGCGGTTCATGTCGATCCATTCACCGGCACAGCGACGACCAGCATTCCAATCAACGTGCTGCCTGGTCGCAATGGGGTTCAACCCAATCTGCAACTGAGCTATGCCAGCGGAAATGGAAACGGGTGGGTGGGCATGGGGTGGAAACTGGAACTGGGAGCGATCGAGCGGAACACGCGGTTCGGGGTGATCTATAGCGAAACTCCAGCCGATAACGGAAAAGTCTATGCCGTGCGAATGAGTGGGGTGTCGGCGGAGCTGATTAAACTCCTGCCCAATAGTCCTAGCGATCCCGAATATCGAGCAAAAATCGAAAGCGGCTTCTTCCGCATCCGCAAACTGACGACGGGTGGATGGGAAGTGACAGATCGTAAGGGTGTGAAGTATTCGTTCGGCGTCAACGCCAACGCTCGGGTCGAAGATACCGCCACGGGTCGGATCTTTCGGTGGAATCTCGAGCGAGTGGAAGACCGCGACGGGAACTACATGGTGGCGACGTACACGAAAGATCAGGGGCAATCGTATCTCGATCAGATCACGTATACCTCGACGACAAAGACCGCTATCCCGGCACCCCATGTCATCAAGTTCTATTCGCATACCCCGGCTGGCATGACAGCTCCAGACACCTACAATGCCCATTTCAAAGTCGTGACCGCCAAACGGTTGAGAGCGATCGAAGTGAAGACGAACAATGTGACGATGCGCGCCTATGAGTTGATCTATACCCCCAGCGTCACGACGGGTACGCAGCTGCTGACACAGGTGCAACAGTTCAACCGCAATGCGTCCATCAATCTCACGACGTTTGATGTCATGGGGCCTGCGTTGCCGCCCATCGCGATGACCTACTCAACTTCTGCCTCGACCTTTACGCCGTCCACTCATCCCTGGCTCACCAACTGGTGCAGTGGGGGGAGCGGCGTAACTCCGGCTGAATTCAATGGAGATGGGCAACAGGACCTATGGTGTACCAATACCTCCAATGGTTTTTCCACCGCGACAGCTTCTAGCGGGTCCTTGACGGCTGGGACTAACGTCTATTCTTCTTGTGCTTCGCGGGTGACGGGAGATTTCGATGGAGATGGTAAGCAGGACATCGGATGTATTACGTATCTAGATGACAGCATACCTACTGGGGTAGGTGTTTTCCTAGTTAAACGGTATCGGGTCTCCGTTGCCTACTCGACAGGCTCTGGAATCTTTTCCCCACCCAGCCAGGTGTGGCCTATCTGTACGGTGGGAGTTGGGGGAACTGCTACGCATGCCCTTGGAGCAAGCGACCTGAATGGCGATGGCAAAACTGATGTCTGGTGTAAGGGGGAATTGTTTCAAGGACCCTTCGTGACGGGGATCTTCTCGCAGGGAACCTCATTTACACCAGAGTCGCCCGATCCCCCATGGCTCACTGGATTTTGTCCAACCGGAGGGGTAGGGAGTGGAGATTTTAACGGAGACGGACGAGCCGATCTTGTTTGCCATGACAATACTCCTGGGACCACCACGATCCGGTATTCGACGTCGGTAGGGACCACAGCAAGTTTCAATACCTCCTCCTCGTTGGCTAGCTGGTGTGGAAGCGGTTACCTCTCATTTTCCGCGATGGTTACCACGCCACCACCAAGCAAATTTGCGATTAGTGATTTCAACGGTGACGGCATTCAGGATCTGTGGTGTCAGACGGGAACAGGCACGGTCTTGATTGGGCTCTCGACAGGAACCAGTATTTCGTCGCCTCTAGTATGGCGGACAGGCTTTTGTACGACCGGCAAGACCGGCACTGCGGATTTCGATGGGGATGGTATTACCGATATGTGGTGCCACACCACGGATGGAACGACTCAGGTCATGCTATCGACGGGGAGCACATTTCAAACCCCAACTCCATGGGGACCAAGCTTTTGCGCGACGGGGACTTTTGGCACCGCCGATCTCAACGGTGATGCCAAACCCGACCTCTGGTGTGTGAGCAGCGGGAACGTCTCGGTCGCGATTGCCGGCAGTCCAGGTGTTAAAACCGATCTACTCGCCACTCTGTCAAACGGTTTCGGGGTTCTGACCGTTCTGACCTATACCCCTTCGACGGCACTTGGGGTATCCCATACGCTGCTTCCATATCCCGTCTACGTCACCACAGCATTAGCCAAGACTGTATCTACCAGCATTGCAGGTGCGATCGGCAACCAAACCACACAGACGACGTATCAATACGAGAAGGGCTATCACAGCATCCCAAACCGTGACTTCCGCGGCTTTCAGCGGTCCACGGTGACCGCCTGCGCCAATTGCAATACCACGGAGAAAACCGTGACGGTGACGGAGGTTCACCAGGGCTCGGGGACCACGGCGACAGAGGATATCGGCGCCTCGCTGACCCATCCCGATGCTCCGACCAAGGGACTTCCGTACCGCATTCTCGTCCAAGATAGTGCGGGAACTCCTTTGCTGGAAACCCGTACCACCTATGCGACTGACGCCAATGGGCTCGCACCCTGGTTTACCCCCTCGTCCCAGGTCGTGACCAACACCTATGCCAATGGTGTCATCGCCAAGACCACACAGGTGAATTTCACCTACGATCCTACCTACGGCAACGTGCTACGCGAAGAGCATTTGGGTGACGCAGGCGTCACGGGGGATGAAAAAACCATCGACCGGGCGTTCGCGAATGAATCGACGGCCTGGTTGATCGGATTTCCCACCCGGGAAACGATCTACAAGGGGATCAGCACGGCGGCTCAAGATAGGATCGCGGAGACGACGTTTTATTATGATGGCGTGACGACGTGTGCTACCGCCTCCGTGCTGCAAGTGCCTACGCTCGGACATTTGACGCGCACGGTGAATTGGTTGAACGGCGGCACCAACCCAGAAACGCGCATGGCGTACGATCAATATGGGAACAAAGTGTGTGCCCGCGACCCAAAAGGCAATATGACCACACTGGGTTATGATCCCTCCCAAGTGTTCCTGATGACCAGCACGAATGCGCTGGGGCATGTCTTCACCACAAGTTACTACGGGGTCAATTTGGTGCTGATGGACACGGGATTGTATGGGCAAGTCAAGGGCGTGACTGATCCAAACGGACGCACGACGACCAGTACCTATGATGCATTTGGGCGCAGGGTGACGACGACCACGCCTGCACCGGATAGCCTTGTCACGACCCTCGCCTACAACTATGGAGGGACCTTCGTTGTGGGAACCCAGCATGTTCAGAGCACGATCAGCGGCGGGAGTTTAACAACCAATCTCGTGAGCAAGATCTATTTCGATGGCCTGGGGCGCACCATCAAGACCGAAAGCCCCGGGGCCGCCGATGGGGGCGCGAATCTGAAGGTCCTGATCACCGAAACCCAATACGATACTCGTGGTCTCGTGAAACAAACCAGTCTGCCCTACGTCCAGGGGATCGAATCCGCGACGGGTCGGTGGACTACCATGACCTATGATGCACTCGGGCGCCAGGTTCAGCGTACCAATCCCGACAATACCAACAGCCGGACCTGTTACAGCGGCTGGATGACGACCACCGTCGATCCCAAGCTCCATAAAAAAGTCGAGACCCACGATGCCTACGGGCGATTGGCAACGGTGCAGGAATACACGGGGCAAGCCACGGCGGGAACCTGTGCGGGTGGGACCCTCTATACCACGACAACCTATCAATACGACCGGCTCGGGAATCTGGTGAAAGTCCTGGATACCCTCGGCAATCGCACGACCATGCGGTACGACACCTTGGGCCGCAAGATCGCCATGTCCGATCCCGACATGAGCACCAATGGAACCACGACCTGTGGCGACCTAACTGCTCTCCCGCCCAACACGACCTATCCTTGGTACGCCGCGCCTTGCTGGAATTACAAATACGATCAGGCCGGAAATCTCGAACGGCAAACGGATGCCAAAAATCAACATCTCTGGTTCCGGTACGACGGGCTGAATCGCCGAACGCAGAAGGACTACACGACTCAGAAAGCAGCCGGTAGCGGCGACGTGCGCTACATCTACGACGATACCGTCACGACCACCAATCGCAAAGGCCGCTTGAAGCAAGTAGTCGATGCGGCCACGAACGTGACGTTTGAATACGATGTGATGGGCCGGGTCAGCAAGAGCACCAAGATTCTGGATGGGACGACCTATGTGACCACAAGCGCCTATGATGGCCTCGGGCGGCTCACCAGCGTGAGCTATCCCACGAATCCCATTAAGACCGTCACTTACACCTACGATGGGCCACAGCTGAAACGAGTGAGCGAAGGGGCCACCACCTATGTGACCTATGCCAATTTTAACGCCTTGGGGGAACCGAGGACGACCACCCAGGGCAATGGGGTGGTAACCACGCGCACGTTTGACCCCCTCACGTTTCGACTGGAGACCGTCAATACGGTCAACCCCAATACGCCGTCGCCTGACATTGCCGCTCCGACGATACCGACAAAGGTCACGACCACGATCATCAACGGCACGCAAATCGATCTTAGCTGGACCCCGAGCCTCGATAACATAGGAGTGACCGGCTATTGGATCGAACGGTGCCAGGGGACCGGGTGCACAAGCTTCACGCAGGTTGGGACTTCAACCGGAACGACATTTAGCGACATGAGTGTGACCACGGGCACCATCTATAGCTATCGTGTGCGTGCGACCGATGCCGCGGGCAATGTCAGTCTGTATTCGATCCCCACTCCAACAACAGGATACGGCGCGGTCCCGTTCGGCCTCTCGCCGTATGGGTCATGA
- a CDS encoding tail fiber protein, which produces MKNQETRSTAMVMVLTMLTVFFIYWQQSAEAVCTPLGTTTPNVGLCKPGNGETGWTNAINDNWTLLDNRLVPPGAVMFYAAVTPPNGWYVCDGTAKNRTTDAALFAVIGTTFGAGDGATTFNVPDARSRNVVAAGQGTGLTMRNLAGSGGEETHTLTISEMPSHNHTISNAMPASGSVFQGSGVGGGGSGTVSIGFTGGNGAHNVMDPFLVLTCMIKR; this is translated from the coding sequence ATGAAGAATCAAGAGACGCGTTCGACGGCGATGGTCATGGTGCTGACCATGCTCACTGTGTTCTTCATATATTGGCAGCAATCTGCTGAGGCGGTCTGCACGCCTCTCGGCACCACAACACCGAATGTCGGACTGTGCAAACCAGGAAACGGCGAGACGGGATGGACGAACGCGATCAACGACAATTGGACCCTCCTGGACAACCGCCTGGTTCCACCCGGCGCGGTCATGTTTTATGCAGCGGTTACCCCTCCGAATGGCTGGTATGTCTGTGACGGCACCGCGAAGAATCGGACGACCGATGCCGCCTTGTTTGCGGTGATTGGAACGACGTTCGGGGCCGGCGATGGGGCCACCACATTCAACGTGCCTGATGCCCGGTCGCGCAATGTCGTTGCGGCGGGCCAAGGAACGGGATTGACCATGAGGAATCTTGCCGGCTCGGGTGGGGAAGAAACGCACACGTTAACGATCTCGGAAATGCCGAGCCACAACCACACGATCTCGAATGCGATGCCAGCGTCTGGCTCAGTGTTCCAGGGCTCGGGCGTCGGTGGCGGGGGCTCGGGGACAGTATCAATCGGGTTTACGGGCGGCAATGGGGCTCACAATGTCATGGATCCTTTTCTGGTCCTCACGTGCATGATTAAGCGATAG
- a CDS encoding RHS repeat-associated core domain-containing protein, with protein sequence MARQALRQKKSRGGALSHCVLVAVALLTIPPAVFAEVLQSLHYAYDEAGNVTRIGDQITLANTQILTYDDLDQLLTANGPYGTGGNNSTFTYAYNEIGNMTMNPQVGAYTYSTGGAGVVRPHAATKAGPYPFTYDNNGNMITMTDPAGFYGYSANYNADNRMSSVTATYGGVPTTTTFVYDGEGGRVKKIVGTTTTRYISKLYECDTTGANTSCSRFIWAGSTRIATVATNGTVHYWQEEHLGSSSVITNSSGAKVQALTYYPYGDLRTNQSFTTPAVDVPYKYTGQALDTSSNLYFYESRYYHAVFGRFIAPDTIVPDLHDPQSLNRYTYASNNPFRYTDPTGHCPWCIVIAIGVIAGAVSSGIQSDWDLEATLVGGVIGGASAAAGYGTFGPASAAFASLGDIGAGIAGGAVAGAVAGGTSGILANMAGYNVNIGLAIASGAAAGGITGGAYGRWGQLGALAAAPAAGAAGAAISGADPGMGAAIAAATAAFALGVQYVQWRASVLLNTQRRALTSNEIGTARSVFGSRINYSKVNISNAKYFFLQGNDFAMAPDGNIYWPGSCSDLASCDFGSHVGTFIHEMTHAMQHQHGINVLLQGFILQAAKYLSLTMYDPYSFTYDPAKPFSAYNIEQQGDIAVEIYYKTYPNNIDY encoded by the coding sequence ATGGCCCGACAAGCATTGAGGCAGAAGAAGAGTCGAGGAGGGGCCTTATCGCACTGCGTTCTGGTCGCTGTCGCACTTCTAACAATTCCGCCGGCAGTCTTTGCCGAAGTCCTTCAAAGCCTGCACTATGCGTATGACGAGGCCGGAAACGTTACTCGAATTGGCGATCAAATTACCTTGGCGAATACACAGATTTTGACCTATGACGATCTTGATCAATTACTGACGGCGAATGGACCATACGGGACGGGGGGCAATAACAGCACGTTCACCTATGCGTATAATGAGATCGGCAACATGACCATGAACCCGCAAGTGGGCGCCTATACCTATTCCACCGGCGGCGCCGGCGTGGTTCGGCCCCATGCCGCTACGAAGGCTGGCCCCTATCCGTTCACGTATGACAACAATGGCAACATGATTACGATGACGGATCCTGCCGGCTTCTATGGGTATAGTGCGAATTATAACGCGGATAATCGCATGAGCAGCGTGACGGCCACCTATGGAGGCGTCCCCACCACGACGACGTTCGTCTATGATGGCGAGGGTGGGCGGGTGAAGAAGATCGTGGGAACCACCACGACGCGCTACATCAGCAAACTGTATGAGTGTGATACGACCGGCGCCAATACGAGTTGCAGCCGGTTTATCTGGGCCGGGAGCACCCGGATCGCCACCGTCGCCACAAATGGGACCGTGCACTACTGGCAGGAGGAACATCTGGGCAGTTCGAGTGTGATCACGAACAGTAGCGGGGCCAAGGTCCAGGCGCTCACTTATTATCCCTATGGTGATCTCCGCACGAATCAGAGTTTCACCACGCCGGCTGTGGATGTGCCCTATAAGTATACGGGCCAGGCGCTCGATACGAGCAGTAATCTCTACTTCTACGAATCGCGGTACTATCACGCCGTCTTCGGCCGCTTCATCGCGCCGGATACCATTGTACCGGATCTGCACGATCCTCAGAGCCTGAACCGCTACACGTACGCCAGCAATAACCCATTCCGGTATACCGATCCGACCGGCCATTGTCCGTGGTGTATTGTCATCGCCATTGGCGTCATCGCGGGAGCGGTTTCGAGCGGGATCCAAAGTGATTGGGATCTCGAAGCCACGTTAGTCGGGGGTGTGATCGGTGGGGCGAGCGCAGCCGCGGGGTATGGCACGTTCGGGCCCGCGTCGGCTGCATTTGCCAGTCTTGGAGACATTGGAGCGGGTATCGCTGGAGGGGCTGTCGCAGGGGCGGTGGCCGGAGGCACCAGTGGGATACTAGCGAATATGGCCGGCTATAATGTCAACATCGGTTTGGCGATTGCCTCAGGGGCGGCAGCCGGTGGGATTACCGGTGGCGCGTATGGTCGGTGGGGACAGTTGGGGGCCTTGGCTGCTGCACCCGCTGCCGGAGCAGCAGGCGCAGCCATTAGCGGAGCCGATCCCGGCATGGGGGCCGCCATTGCTGCTGCGACCGCGGCGTTTGCGTTGGGAGTGCAATACGTTCAGTGGAGGGCGAGCGTTTTATTAAACACACAGCGCAGGGCACTGACCTCGAACGAGATTGGCACGGCGAGGTCAGTTTTTGGCAGCAGAATAAACTATTCAAAGGTGAATATATCCAATGCCAAATACTTCTTCTTGCAAGGAAACGATTTCGCGATGGCGCCTGATGGAAATATCTATTGGCCGGGAAGCTGTAGCGACCTGGCCAGTTGCGATTTTGGCAGTCACGTTGGGACATTCATCCATGAGATGACCCATGCTATGCAGCACCAACATGGCATCAATGTGTTATTGCAAGGGTTCATCTTGCAGGCAGCAAAGTATTTAAGTCTTACGATGTATGATCCATACAGCTTTACGTATGACCCCGCCAAACCCTTCAGTGCTTACAATATTGAGCAACAAGGAGACATCGCGGTTGAGATCTACTACAAAACATATCCTAACAACATAGATTACTGA
- the traF gene encoding conjugal transfer protein TraF: MGHLPSLRIAVLLIVAALPSHVSAAEFVISGPRAMGMGGAGVAVTTNALATYWNPAGLAMTQTVDIRVQGGGMAFDRLGLGDALHDLENFNTGDTTPGNLSRAQSIADRINRSGAAISVNGSAGLYVKGHLGEHAFGFNVSDVATGGGFVSTPVQATQPGPGAPITVAGQMALRGLEARQLAFSYAYAFSDKTFSIGMTVKVIQGAAYRGSTDLQGGSGVSTTDHFGKPNISTTYGIDIGAIYRPSSWIRFGIVAKDINKPTFDAAEGGELKLEPQVRAGVAINPYSTLTLTADVDATSNKTFVPGVKSQLLSLGLEQTILSEFLSFRIGTFKNMQDASTPFVPTAGLGVRWFSFRADAGGGYDFREKGALVSASVSFTF, translated from the coding sequence ATGGGGCACTTACCCTCCCTTCGCATCGCCGTTTTGCTGATCGTCGCTGCCTTGCCGTCCCATGTATCGGCAGCGGAGTTTGTCATCTCGGGGCCTCGCGCCATGGGCATGGGAGGAGCCGGCGTCGCCGTCACGACGAATGCGCTCGCGACGTATTGGAACCCCGCCGGGCTGGCGATGACCCAAACCGTAGATATCCGTGTCCAGGGGGGAGGGATGGCATTCGATCGGCTCGGCCTGGGCGATGCGCTTCATGATCTGGAGAACTTCAATACCGGCGATACCACGCCGGGTAATTTGTCGAGGGCTCAGAGCATTGCCGATCGCATCAACCGGTCAGGTGCGGCGATCTCCGTCAATGGGTCCGCCGGACTTTATGTGAAGGGACACCTAGGCGAACATGCGTTCGGATTCAACGTGTCCGACGTCGCAACCGGTGGCGGATTTGTCTCGACACCGGTCCAGGCGACCCAACCGGGGCCCGGCGCGCCCATCACCGTGGCGGGCCAGATGGCGCTTCGCGGGCTCGAAGCCAGACAGCTGGCCTTTTCCTATGCCTATGCCTTTTCCGACAAGACCTTTTCAATCGGGATGACCGTAAAGGTGATCCAAGGCGCCGCGTACCGTGGTTCGACCGACCTTCAAGGCGGAAGCGGTGTCAGCACAACCGATCACTTCGGCAAACCGAACATCTCAACGACCTACGGAATTGACATCGGAGCCATCTATCGCCCATCCTCGTGGATCAGGTTTGGGATCGTCGCGAAGGACATCAACAAACCGACCTTCGATGCCGCAGAGGGCGGGGAATTAAAATTGGAACCACAGGTTCGCGCCGGTGTCGCGATCAATCCGTATTCCACGCTGACATTGACGGCCGATGTGGATGCGACTTCGAATAAGACGTTCGTCCCGGGAGTAAAAAGCCAGCTTTTGAGCTTGGGGCTCGAACAAACGATCTTGTCCGAGTTTCTGTCATTTAGAATCGGCACGTTCAAGAACATGCAGGATGCATCCACGCCCTTCGTTCCTACAGCGGGACTAGGGGTGCGATGGTTCTCATTCCGGGCGGACGCCGGAGGTGGGTACGACTTCCGTGAAAAGGGCGCCCTAGTTTCCGCCTCTGTTTCATTCACATTCTAA